The genomic window ATTATCGAAATAGATACCTTCGACGGAATCATAAACTTTAAGGCTATCTTCCTCGCACGAAATAATACCAATACTAAACATCAGCATTAGCACTATATTTATAAATATATTTTTATGTCTCATTGCTAATTATTTAACGATTATTTTTTTCAGTATCTGGTAATGGAACAACAAATATTTTATCACTCGGTCTGGCTCCTTCAGGATAGCCCAGATCGTCGTCGTAGGTACTTCTCAAGTAAGTATTAACCCTTTTGTAGTAGTAAAATAATTGGCCTTCGGCAAACATTTCCCTGATGTATTCATTTGTAAGCTTGCTCTTTTTTAATTTAGTAATGGCAGGAACACCACGTTTACTTCTTAAAAAATTAACATATTCCAACCCGTCGTTAAGTTCTGGTTGACACTCAGCGGCTATTAAGTACATCTCACTAAGGCGCACCATTGGAATTATGGTATTTCTGATCAAGCCGGTATTTGCAATATCCATGTACTTATAGCAATACATTTTGGCGCCATCGTTACCTAAACCAATATTGGCACTTTTCCAATTGGCCACATACCTGTAGTCATTTACATTTCCACCACCTAAATCTCCCCCAAAAATGTAGTCTTTCAGTAAGCTTTGATGCATTGTAAATACAAACCCCGGGAATTTATTAGGATCATGGTTTTCCTTAAACAACTCATTCCTTTTATTATTTGTTAAACCGAATATTATCTCGGATGAGAAAATTCGATCCGGATTTTCGGGAGAACCTAATATTAAAGTATTATCCACAAAAGAAAACAATCCATTATCAGCAGCACTCATAAGCTTATTCGCATATATTAAAGCATTTGTTTTATCTCCTGCATATAAATATACGCGTGCAAGTAAAGCTTGCACCGCATAATAATTTAAGCGTAAGGTTCTATACTCTAAAAAATTTTCACCTATAATTTTATTACTGGTAATTGCCCCCCCATTTTTTATTATTGGATCATTTTTTAATGCCTCCTGCGCATCCAGTAAATCCGCAATAACATTATCCAACACTTTATCGGCACTCAACAGTTCTCCAATCTCGAGCGTTTGGGTTTTGTAATAAGGAATGCTCTCATTTTCGGGGTTTGTACTTATTACAGGACCAAACATTCGTAACATATCAAAATGTAACATGGCTCTAAGCGCCAGGGCCTCCCCCTTTATAATATTTAAATTGTCACCAGTAAATAATTGCTCATTCCCTTTAAGCTGATCTAATAAAACATTAGCGTTAGAAATTAAAGCATACGCCCTCTCCCATACCTTATCAAATCGCCCCCGCCAGTATGTAGTGGTGTAATTATGTGCTGCCAGGTCTCTGTATTCGCCCCATGTTACAGGATCATTACCTATTTCATAAATACCACTCATCACCTCCAGCATCTCAACCGTTAATGACTTGCCATATAAATCTTCTTCATTTAAACTGATATATATTCCATTAAGTAATTTCTGAAACCCGGTCTCTTTTGAGAACAACTCTTCCTCTGATATTTTATCGTAGGGTTTTACATCAAGCCATTTATCACACCCACTACTTAGGAGCAAACAACACGTGAATAAGATAATATACCCTTTTATTTTTTTCATAGTTTTATTTTTTTTAAAAGGTTGCTGCAATAGAAAATGAAACTGATTTGGCATAAGGATAGAAAATTCCTCTTTCCTCTTTAACGGTAGAGCTATAAAAGAAGTCATTCATATTGGCTAAAACCGTTAAACTGGACATGCCTATATTGTTAATAATTTTTTGAGGTATCTCATAGGAAATATTAATCGACTCACCGCTAATCGTATTCTCGTCCATTACAAATCGAGAAGATTTTTCGGTTCGCTGTATTAAAGATATTCTTTTATACTCGGCAACTTGCCCTTCCTTTTGCCATCGATTATACAAAGCTCTCTTGTCTTGATTATAATTAATATCGTTTAAACTAATGTTTTCTACTTTATCAAATAATGCGGAATTAAATGTCTGT from Saccharicrinis carchari includes these protein-coding regions:
- a CDS encoding RagB/SusD family nutrient uptake outer membrane protein, which encodes MKKIKGYIILFTCCLLLSSGCDKWLDVKPYDKISEEELFSKETGFQKLLNGIYISLNEEDLYGKSLTVEMLEVMSGIYEIGNDPVTWGEYRDLAAHNYTTTYWRGRFDKVWERAYALISNANVLLDQLKGNEQLFTGDNLNIIKGEALALRAMLHFDMLRMFGPVISTNPENESIPYYKTQTLEIGELLSADKVLDNVIADLLDAQEALKNDPIIKNGGAITSNKIIGENFLEYRTLRLNYYAVQALLARVYLYAGDKTNALIYANKLMSAADNGLFSFVDNTLILGSPENPDRIFSSEIIFGLTNNKRNELFKENHDPNKFPGFVFTMHQSLLKDYIFGGDLGGGNVNDYRYVANWKSANIGLGNDGAKMYCYKYMDIANTGLIRNTIIPMVRLSEMYLIAAECQPELNDGLEYVNFLRSKRGVPAITKLKKSKLTNEYIREMFAEGQLFYYYKRVNTYLRSTYDDDLGYPEGARPSDKIFVVPLPDTEKNNR